The genome window AAATAAATTAAATGCGTTTGAGCGAGATGGTTATATGTGCGTGAAATGCAATATGACCATGGATCAGCATTTAGAAAAATATAACTGCCAACTAACTGTAGATCACATTGATGGAAATGGAAGAAATTCACATTCACCGAATAATGATTTAAATAATTTAATGACGCTTTGTCTTTCTTGTCATGGTAAAAAAGATTCTACACGAGCGGATTATAGCAAAAGAAAAAGTTATAAAAATGAAAATCATCCTGGCGTAAAGTTAAAAAATAATGATGTTATAGGGATAAGAAAAATGCGAGAACTTAATTTTTCTTACCATGCAATAAAAGATATTTTTAAAGTTTCTCTTACGCATGTATTTCAAATATGCACCAATAAAAGCAGAATTTCGGAGAATTAAATGGCCAATACAATTAAAGTTTTGGGGCAATCAAA of Gammaproteobacteria bacterium contains these proteins:
- a CDS encoding HNH endonuclease; this encodes MSNCDTIEYRREYYAKKRFGSLENKLNAFERDGYMCVKCNMTMDQHLEKYNCQLTVDHIDGNGRNSHSPNNDLNNLMTLCLSCHGKKDSTRADYSKRKSYKNENHPGVKLKNNDVIGIRKMRELNFSYHAIKDIFKVSLTHVFQICTNKSRISEN